A part of Streptomyces sp. NBC_01235 genomic DNA contains:
- a CDS encoding 5-dehydro-4-deoxyglucarate dehydratase, giving the protein MAQGVLSFPLTSFHDDGSLDPDGFRAHVAAQIATAPGAVFPACGTGEFFSLDEDEYRQVVTITVEEAAGRVPVVAGVGYGWAQAVRFARIAEEAGADALLVLPHYLVAAPQDGLVAQLEQIAARTRLPLIAYQRGQVAFTAASLRRIAALPTLIGLKDGHSDLDRLQRLTLAAPEDFLFFNGAATAEIQARAYATVGVPAYSSAVHAFAPEIANAFFGALQGGDDKTVERLLRDFYVPLVELRDRVPGYAVSLVKAAARLRGRPVGPVRAPLTDPSPADLADLTTLLATGLDLVGAAL; this is encoded by the coding sequence ATGGCACAGGGAGTGCTGTCGTTCCCGCTCACAAGCTTCCACGACGACGGCTCCCTCGACCCCGACGGCTTCCGCGCGCACGTCGCGGCCCAGATCGCGACCGCCCCCGGCGCCGTCTTCCCCGCCTGCGGAACCGGCGAGTTCTTCTCCCTCGACGAGGACGAGTACCGGCAGGTCGTGACGATCACCGTCGAGGAGGCGGCCGGCCGCGTGCCCGTCGTCGCCGGGGTCGGCTACGGCTGGGCCCAGGCCGTCCGGTTCGCGCGCATCGCCGAGGAGGCCGGCGCCGACGCCCTCCTCGTCCTCCCGCACTACCTCGTCGCCGCCCCGCAGGACGGCCTCGTCGCCCAGCTGGAGCAGATCGCCGCCCGCACCCGGCTGCCCCTCATCGCCTACCAGCGCGGACAGGTCGCCTTCACGGCCGCCTCGCTGAGGCGGATCGCCGCCCTCCCCACCCTCATCGGCCTCAAGGACGGCCACAGCGACCTCGACCGCCTCCAGCGCCTCACCCTCGCCGCCCCCGAGGACTTCCTCTTCTTCAACGGCGCCGCCACCGCCGAGATCCAGGCCCGCGCCTACGCCACCGTCGGCGTCCCCGCCTACTCCTCCGCCGTCCACGCCTTCGCCCCCGAGATCGCGAACGCCTTCTTCGGCGCGCTGCAGGGCGGCGACGACAAGACGGTGGAGCGGCTGCTGCGCGACTTCTACGTCCCGCTCGTCGAACTCCGCGACCGCGTGCCGGGCTACGCCGTGTCCCTGGTGAAGGCGGCGGCCCGCCTGCGCGGACGCCCCGTCGGCCCGGTCCGCGCCCCGCTCACCGACCCCTCGCCCGCCGACCTGGCCGACCTCACGACCCTCCTGGCCACCGGCCTCGACCTCGTGGGAGCCGCCCTGTGA
- a CDS encoding glycoside hydrolase family 88/105 protein, whose translation MSRLRGVRGVLTAGALATAGLLTVSAAAPPTAPQHTPVTRTAAATDWSVAMVDSTTARFTPSTIGGWSYPVGLYLYGQYLTYRRTHEPRHLAYIQSYVDRFVHSDGTIDQNFNSLDSMQAGRLLVILHHETGQDRYRLAAEKIRDRLDSYPRTSDGGFWHADTDSRAHQLWSDGVYMVNPFLVEYGKEFGDSAYANDEAAGQLSVYGRHLQVSNGLLRHAYDESKTVSWADPETGLAPEHWCRAVGWYSMAIVDVLDALPAHHARRPQLVGILRDLAAGLERYQDPATGRWFQVIDKGSRSDNWTETSCSSMFTYALSRGAQQGYIDAHYRSVARRGYEGVLARISLGPDGRTDLTDISVGTNVGAYDFYVARPRETNDLHGLGAFLIMNEQLRTQRPGSR comes from the coding sequence ATGAGCCGTCTGCGGGGCGTGCGTGGGGTGCTCACGGCGGGAGCGCTCGCCACGGCGGGTCTGCTGACGGTCTCGGCCGCGGCCCCGCCGACCGCCCCGCAGCACACGCCGGTCACCCGTACGGCCGCCGCCACCGACTGGTCCGTGGCCATGGTCGACTCGACCACGGCCCGCTTCACACCGAGCACCATCGGCGGCTGGTCGTACCCCGTCGGCCTGTATCTCTACGGCCAGTACCTCACCTACCGACGCACCCACGAGCCGCGCCACCTCGCTTACATCCAGAGCTATGTCGACCGCTTCGTACACAGCGACGGAACCATCGACCAGAACTTCAACAGCCTGGACAGCATGCAGGCCGGCCGGCTGCTGGTGATCCTGCACCACGAGACCGGCCAGGACCGCTACCGCCTCGCGGCCGAGAAGATCCGTGACCGGCTGGACAGCTACCCGCGCACCTCCGACGGCGGCTTCTGGCATGCCGACACCGACAGCCGCGCCCACCAGCTCTGGTCGGACGGCGTCTACATGGTGAACCCGTTCCTCGTCGAGTACGGCAAGGAGTTCGGCGACTCGGCCTACGCGAACGACGAGGCGGCCGGACAGCTCTCCGTCTACGGCCGCCACCTCCAGGTCTCGAACGGGCTGCTGCGGCACGCCTACGACGAGTCGAAGACCGTGAGCTGGGCCGATCCGGAGACGGGTCTCGCCCCCGAGCACTGGTGCCGGGCGGTCGGCTGGTACTCGATGGCGATCGTCGACGTGCTCGACGCCCTCCCCGCGCACCACGCCCGCCGCCCCCAACTCGTCGGCATCCTGCGGGATCTGGCCGCCGGTCTGGAGCGGTACCAGGACCCCGCCACCGGGCGCTGGTTCCAGGTGATCGACAAGGGGAGCCGGAGCGACAACTGGACCGAGACCTCCTGCTCCAGCATGTTCACCTACGCCCTCTCGCGCGGCGCCCAGCAGGGGTACATCGACGCGCACTACCGGTCCGTCGCGCGGCGCGGCTACGAGGGTGTCCTCGCCAGGATCTCGCTCGGCCCCGACGGCCGCACCGACCTCACCGACATCTCCGTCGGCACCAACGTCGGCGCCTACGACTTCTACGTCGCACGGCCCAGGGAGACCAACGACCTCCACGGCCTCGGCGCATTTCTGATCATGAACGAGCAGCTCAGGACGCAGCGGCCCGGGAGCCGGTGA
- a CDS encoding MFS transporter, which translates to MFAPRTTVPWPVVALFTAGYLAPYLLPTVVGRLDAGLPLSATEAGAVGSALLLSSASAGFLLASRVERIGARTLARIGLTLAVLGYGGAALAGDVPAVVAGAVLGGFGSGTATTVAATRIAAQPDPHRASTLGLLGVSALAGAVYLTVPHLGAGHGQPLAAIALTALTVWPLTGRLPGRTAPVRTRTEDRARLPHLRSGLVLAAAMPCWSLVQNSLWGVSGRIGLTQAHLTETAVGVVFAVALGAGLMGVLGASALGARLGRAVPIGAGTVLIAGCVVAGASATGPVSFAAGEIAWNVLYPIVLSYLIGLAASLDPRGRWAVLVGSASSLGTAAGPLTGSVLSAQAGFPVMGLVLGAALLVVAVPMTAVALHTSGRPVLAGGRPVLAGAVRRRGGSSAEHQVVEIAVEAPAVPDRGAYDTAGPRRAGAAPGSGK; encoded by the coding sequence GTGTTCGCCCCTCGCACCACCGTGCCCTGGCCCGTCGTCGCCCTTTTCACGGCCGGGTACCTCGCCCCCTACCTGCTGCCGACCGTCGTCGGCCGGCTGGACGCCGGGCTGCCGCTGTCCGCCACCGAGGCGGGAGCCGTCGGCAGTGCCCTGCTGCTGAGTTCGGCCTCCGCCGGGTTCCTGCTCGCCTCCCGCGTGGAGCGGATCGGCGCACGGACCCTCGCCCGGATCGGGCTGACCCTCGCCGTCCTCGGATACGGCGGCGCCGCCCTCGCCGGTGACGTGCCGGCCGTCGTCGCGGGCGCGGTTCTCGGCGGCTTCGGGTCCGGTACGGCCACGACGGTCGCCGCCACCCGGATCGCCGCCCAGCCCGACCCGCACCGCGCCTCCACGCTGGGCCTGCTCGGGGTCTCCGCGCTCGCGGGCGCCGTCTACCTGACGGTGCCTCACCTGGGCGCGGGGCACGGGCAGCCGCTCGCCGCGATCGCGCTCACCGCGCTGACCGTGTGGCCGCTGACCGGCCGGCTGCCCGGCCGGACGGCACCCGTCCGCACCCGAACCGAGGACCGCGCCCGCCTCCCCCACCTGCGCTCCGGCCTCGTCCTGGCCGCCGCCATGCCCTGCTGGTCGCTGGTCCAGAACTCCCTCTGGGGCGTCAGCGGACGCATCGGCCTGACCCAGGCCCACCTCACCGAGACCGCCGTGGGCGTCGTCTTCGCGGTGGCGCTGGGCGCCGGACTCATGGGCGTGCTGGGCGCGAGCGCGCTCGGGGCGCGGCTGGGGCGGGCGGTGCCGATCGGCGCCGGGACCGTCCTCATCGCCGGCTGCGTCGTCGCCGGCGCGTCCGCGACCGGGCCGGTGAGCTTCGCGGCCGGTGAGATCGCCTGGAACGTCCTCTACCCGATCGTGCTGTCGTACCTGATCGGGCTCGCCGCCTCGCTCGACCCGCGCGGACGCTGGGCGGTGCTCGTCGGGTCGGCGTCCTCACTGGGGACGGCGGCCGGGCCGCTCACCGGGAGCGTGCTGTCGGCGCAGGCCGGGTTCCCGGTGATGGGGCTGGTACTGGGGGCCGCACTGCTCGTCGTCGCCGTCCCGATGACCGCCGTCGCCCTGCACACGAGCGGCCGTCCGGTGCTCGCGGGCGGACGTCCGGTGCTCGCGGGCGCCGTCCGACGGCGGGGCGGCAGCAGCGCGGAGCATCAGGTCGTGGAGATCGCGGTGGAGGCCCCGGCCGTACCCGACCGGGGCGCGTACGACACGGCCGGCCCCCGGCGGGCGGGCGCCGCGCCGGGGTCCGGGAAGTGA
- a CDS encoding IclR family transcriptional regulator: MAETGGGGGVREVKSAARTVELLELLAARGDRPARLQELADELDVPRSSMYALLQTLISRGWVRTDVTGSLYGIGIHALLTGTSYLDSDPHVRLVRPYLDEASEALGETIHLGRLDGRGVAYLATRESHEYLRTISRVGRRLPAHVGALGKALLAERPDEELPEGPYEALTPHSHTGRESLLADLAEVRVRGYSVDREEGVLGIVGFGFALRYDTPAQDAVSCSVPVARLTSEHEERIVAVMREIRAKIEATAPGSGGAADWR; this comes from the coding sequence ATGGCGGAGACAGGTGGCGGGGGCGGCGTCCGCGAGGTGAAGTCGGCGGCGCGCACGGTCGAGCTGCTGGAACTGCTCGCGGCGCGCGGGGACCGGCCGGCGCGGCTTCAGGAGCTGGCGGACGAGCTGGACGTGCCGCGCAGCTCGATGTACGCGCTGCTCCAGACCCTGATCAGCCGGGGCTGGGTGCGCACGGACGTCACCGGCTCCCTGTACGGCATCGGCATCCACGCCCTGCTGACCGGCACCAGCTATCTCGACTCCGACCCGCACGTCCGGCTGGTGCGGCCCTACCTCGACGAGGCGTCGGAGGCGCTGGGCGAGACGATCCACCTGGGGCGGCTGGACGGCCGGGGCGTCGCATATCTGGCGACGCGCGAGTCGCACGAATACCTGCGCACCATCAGCCGGGTCGGACGGCGGCTGCCCGCGCACGTCGGCGCGCTCGGCAAGGCGCTGCTGGCCGAACGGCCGGACGAGGAGCTGCCCGAGGGGCCGTACGAGGCACTGACCCCGCACTCCCACACCGGCCGGGAGTCGCTGCTGGCCGACCTTGCCGAGGTGCGGGTGCGCGGGTACTCCGTGGACCGCGAGGAGGGCGTCCTCGGCATCGTCGGCTTCGGGTTCGCGCTGCGCTACGACACTCCCGCGCAGGACGCGGTCAGTTGCTCGGTGCCGGTGGCCCGGCTGACCTCGGAGCACGAGGAGCGGATCGTGGCGGTGATGCGGGAGATCAGGGCGAAGATCGAGGCGACGGCGCCGGGTTCCGGCGGGGCCGCCGACTGGCGATAG
- a CDS encoding heparin lyase I family protein yields the protein MSTTRRTLLGAALGGAAAATVGGLPGTAHAASWQQKWAPSASGDGLGAFETVEDDRADSHTSGQPHIFATGDNWRFNMHMADRDTSTDRQRQEVTGLRNGSGSNYLKWTSGQTWRITYSMYIPSSLKATTSFTHIMQMKQPGTGSSPIVVQSLRRVNGKQTIELKLFDSDTLVGRTDLDPLHDKWTDVDFQIKVGNGSAGSVRWILKSGSTTVVDASKTGVDTFLADRVRPKWGIYRSLGDTSGSLQDCYLLLTGLRGYQLV from the coding sequence ATGAGCACAACACGAAGGACCCTGCTCGGCGCGGCGCTCGGCGGCGCCGCGGCGGCCACGGTCGGCGGCCTGCCCGGCACCGCTCACGCCGCCTCCTGGCAGCAGAAGTGGGCGCCGTCGGCGAGCGGCGACGGCCTCGGCGCCTTCGAGACCGTCGAGGACGACCGCGCCGACTCCCACACGTCCGGTCAGCCGCACATCTTCGCCACCGGCGACAACTGGCGCTTCAACATGCACATGGCCGACCGGGACACCTCCACCGACCGCCAGCGCCAGGAGGTCACCGGTCTGCGCAACGGCAGCGGCAGCAACTACCTCAAGTGGACCTCGGGCCAGACCTGGCGGATCACGTACTCGATGTACATCCCCAGCTCCCTGAAGGCGACCACCAGCTTCACCCACATCATGCAGATGAAGCAGCCGGGCACCGGCAGCTCGCCCATCGTCGTGCAGTCGCTGCGGCGGGTGAACGGGAAGCAGACCATCGAGCTGAAACTGTTCGACAGCGACACCCTCGTGGGCCGCACCGATCTCGACCCCCTGCACGACAAATGGACCGACGTCGACTTCCAGATCAAGGTCGGCAACGGTTCGGCCGGCTCGGTGCGCTGGATCCTCAAGAGCGGCTCGACCACCGTCGTCGACGCGTCGAAAACCGGTGTCGACACCTTCCTCGCCGACCGGGTCCGCCCGAAGTGGGGCATCTACCGCTCCCTGGGCGACACCTCCGGGTCCCTTCAGGACTGCTATCTGCTGCTCACCGGCCTGCGCGGCTACCAACTCGTCTGA
- a CDS encoding glucarate dehydratase family protein codes for MSPDLTITDVRLTPILVADPPLLNTQGVHQPYTPRLIVEVVTAGGTTGVGETYGDTKYLELARPFAEKLTGRQVSDLNGLFTVADEVAVDSSRVFGQVDVGGLRGVQTVDKLRLSVVSAFEVACLDALGKALGLPVHALLGGKVRDAVEYSAYLFYKWADHPQGVAAEKDDWGAAVDPASVVEQARRFKDRYGFTSFKLKGGVFPPDEEIAAVRALAEAFPGHPLRLDPNGAWSVETSLKVAEEIGGILEYLEDPALGTPAMAEVAAKTDVPLATNMCVTTFAEIKEAFSRDAVQVVLSDHHYWGGLRNTQQLAAICRTFGVGVSMHSNTHLGISLAAMTHVASTVPNLHHACDSHYPWQSEDVLTERLTFTDAKVTVSDAPGLGVELDRDKLEFLHQRWLDDDGALRERDDAAAMRVTDPEWVTPTVPRW; via the coding sequence GTGAGCCCCGACCTCACGATCACGGACGTCCGCCTGACCCCGATCCTGGTCGCCGACCCGCCCCTGCTCAACACCCAGGGCGTGCACCAGCCGTACACCCCCCGCCTGATCGTCGAGGTCGTGACGGCCGGCGGGACCACGGGCGTCGGCGAGACCTACGGCGACACCAAGTACCTGGAACTGGCCCGCCCCTTCGCCGAGAAGCTGACCGGCCGTCAAGTGAGCGACCTGAACGGGCTGTTCACGGTCGCCGACGAGGTCGCCGTCGACAGCTCCCGGGTCTTTGGCCAGGTCGACGTCGGCGGACTGCGCGGCGTCCAGACCGTCGACAAGCTGCGCCTGTCCGTCGTCTCCGCCTTCGAGGTCGCATGCCTCGACGCCCTCGGCAAGGCGCTCGGCCTGCCCGTGCACGCGCTGCTCGGCGGCAAGGTGCGCGACGCGGTCGAGTACAGCGCCTACCTCTTCTACAAGTGGGCCGACCACCCCCAGGGCGTCGCGGCGGAGAAGGACGACTGGGGCGCGGCCGTCGACCCGGCTTCAGTCGTCGAGCAGGCCCGCCGCTTCAAGGATCGCTACGGCTTCACCTCCTTCAAGCTCAAGGGCGGTGTCTTCCCGCCGGACGAGGAGATCGCCGCCGTACGGGCCCTGGCCGAGGCCTTCCCCGGCCACCCCCTCCGGCTCGACCCCAACGGCGCCTGGTCCGTGGAGACCTCGCTGAAGGTGGCCGAGGAGATCGGCGGCATCCTCGAATACCTGGAGGACCCGGCCCTCGGCACCCCGGCCATGGCCGAGGTCGCAGCGAAGACCGACGTGCCGCTCGCCACCAACATGTGCGTGACGACGTTCGCCGAGATCAAGGAGGCGTTCTCTCGCGACGCCGTCCAGGTCGTCCTGTCCGACCACCACTACTGGGGCGGACTGCGCAACACCCAGCAACTCGCCGCGATCTGCCGGACGTTCGGCGTCGGCGTCTCCATGCACTCCAATACCCACCTCGGGATCAGCCTGGCCGCGATGACCCATGTCGCGTCGACCGTCCCCAACCTCCACCACGCCTGCGACTCCCACTACCCCTGGCAGTCGGAGGACGTCCTCACCGAGCGCCTCACCTTCACCGACGCCAAGGTCACCGTCTCCGACGCGCCCGGCCTCGGCGTCGAACTCGACCGCGACAAGCTCGAGTTCCTGCACCAGCGGTGGCTCGACGACGACGGCGCCCTGCGCGAACGCGACGACGCGGCCGCGATGCGCGTCACCGACCCGGAGTGGGTCACACCGACGGTGCCTCGCTGGTAG
- a CDS encoding glycoside hydrolase family 75 protein, which produces MRSRTLTLTAAAGAALLATAVLPANASGASTREGSVSAADLLAKVTSCSQISNGKYKTDDETSASVPVCGKNGAVFWKADMDIDCDGQRTAKCSEDTDPWYQDDTAFHQSDGKPLRADALPYVVVPSSSSLWNYGSAGIKGGGVVAVIYQNKVEYAVVGDTGPTKIIGEASYATAKALGIDPDPENGGTDSGVTYILFKNSQVSPIESHSAAVDLGDRLAQTFIRNN; this is translated from the coding sequence GTGCGCTCTCGAACACTGACCCTCACCGCGGCCGCCGGCGCCGCCCTCCTCGCCACCGCCGTCCTCCCGGCGAACGCCTCCGGCGCCTCGACGCGGGAGGGCTCGGTCAGCGCGGCCGACCTGCTCGCCAAGGTGACGTCCTGCTCGCAGATCTCGAACGGCAAGTACAAGACCGACGACGAGACGTCGGCCTCCGTCCCGGTGTGCGGCAAGAACGGCGCCGTCTTCTGGAAGGCCGACATGGACATCGACTGCGACGGTCAGCGCACCGCCAAGTGCAGCGAGGACACCGACCCCTGGTACCAGGACGACACGGCCTTCCACCAGTCGGACGGCAAGCCGCTGCGCGCCGACGCGCTGCCCTACGTCGTCGTGCCCAGCTCCAGCTCCCTCTGGAACTACGGCTCCGCGGGCATCAAGGGCGGCGGGGTCGTCGCCGTGATCTACCAGAACAAGGTGGAGTACGCGGTCGTCGGCGACACCGGCCCCACGAAGATCATCGGCGAGGCCTCGTACGCGACGGCCAAGGCGCTCGGTATCGATCCGGACCCGGAGAACGGCGGCACCGACTCCGGCGTCACCTACATCCTCTTCAAGAACTCCCAGGTGTCCCCTATCGAGAGCCACAGCGCGGCCGTGGACCTCGGTGACCGGCTGGCCCAGACGTTCATCCGCAACAACTGA
- a CDS encoding carbohydrate kinase family protein yields MGQNGRICRAAGVDPLAARRAPDDPPWDVYLTGPVFLDIIFTGLDSAPVRGTESWARGMGSSPGGVANMATALARLGLRTSLAAAFGDDHYGEYCWDALERGEGIDLSTSRTVPGWHSSVTVSMAYEGERTMVSHGHEPPPEEPAPACPPPARAAVASLTPGRRAPWIQQAAARGTRIFADVGWDDTGAWNLAGLADLEHCEAFLPNAEEAMRYTGATCPRAAAHALTAHVPLAVVTLGAEGAYAVDRRTGESAEVPAIAVEALDPTGAGDVFVAGFVTGTLADWPLADRLAFAGLTAALSVQEFGGSLSAPGWSEIAAWWREVQSVEGQDPEALHRYAFLDGLLPEQLLTEEEAAQWPLRRAVPTIGFGRSA; encoded by the coding sequence ATCGGCCAGAACGGTCGCATCTGCCGGGCTGCCGGGGTCGACCCCCTGGCCGCCCGCCGCGCCCCCGACGATCCGCCGTGGGACGTCTACCTCACCGGCCCCGTCTTCCTCGACATCATCTTCACCGGCCTCGACTCCGCCCCGGTGCGCGGGACGGAGTCCTGGGCGCGCGGAATGGGGTCGAGCCCCGGCGGCGTCGCCAACATGGCCACCGCGCTCGCGCGCCTCGGCCTGCGCACCTCCCTCGCGGCGGCCTTCGGTGACGACCACTACGGCGAGTACTGCTGGGACGCCCTCGAACGAGGCGAGGGCATCGACCTCAGCACCTCGCGCACGGTCCCCGGCTGGCACTCCTCGGTCACCGTCTCCATGGCCTACGAAGGGGAGCGCACGATGGTCTCGCACGGCCACGAGCCGCCCCCGGAGGAGCCCGCGCCTGCCTGCCCGCCGCCCGCCCGCGCCGCCGTCGCCTCCCTCACCCCCGGCAGACGCGCTCCCTGGATCCAGCAGGCCGCCGCCCGCGGCACCCGCATCTTCGCCGACGTCGGCTGGGACGACACAGGCGCCTGGAACCTCGCGGGCCTCGCCGACCTGGAGCACTGCGAGGCCTTCCTGCCGAACGCGGAGGAGGCCATGCGCTACACCGGCGCCACCTGCCCCCGCGCCGCCGCCCACGCCCTCACCGCTCACGTACCGCTCGCGGTCGTCACACTCGGTGCGGAGGGCGCGTACGCCGTGGACCGCCGGACCGGCGAGAGCGCCGAGGTCCCGGCCATCGCCGTAGAGGCCCTCGACCCCACCGGCGCAGGGGACGTCTTCGTGGCCGGCTTCGTCACCGGCACCCTCGCCGACTGGCCCCTCGCCGACCGCCTCGCCTTCGCCGGCCTCACCGCCGCCCTCTCCGTCCAGGAGTTCGGCGGTTCGCTCTCCGCCCCCGGCTGGTCCGAGATCGCGGCCTGGTGGCGCGAGGTCCAGTCGGTCGAGGGCCAGGACCCCGAGGCGCTGCACCGCTACGCGTTCCTGGACGGCCTGCTCCCGGAGCAGCTCCTGACGGAGGAGGAGGCCGCCCAGTGGCCGCTGCGCAGGGCGGTCCCGACGATCGGTTTCGGCCGCTCGGCATAG
- a CDS encoding PQQ-dependent sugar dehydrogenase has protein sequence MNRIRSLVLTVVALVIAAAPPLLGGATPAGASDNNSGGEARAATDYQAEDATISQGAVATDHTGYTGTGFVDYTNVKGSYVEFTVSAASAGTSSLTLRYANGTAVDRPMDLSVDGTIVASGVSFPATTDWNTWATKSVNVQLGAGSHKIRATATTANGGPNLDRVTVGAAADTQAPSRPGPPSCSAIGEDGLTLSWGASTDDVGVAAYDLYEHGNKLGEAAGDATSKALTGLSPNTAYNLTVIARDAAGNTSQASPVVDCTTRPSSDTTPPGRPGTLTSSNVTATGADLSWGASTDDKAVVGYDVRSETTVYKSVTGTSTTLTGLACNSPYTLNVVARDAAGNVSPQSNTVTFTTKACATDGGVPSSVGTVSSGWTIPWGMYWMPDGQTALVTERDDFRVWKVAKDGTKTRVGTLPNAVTTDGEGGLLGVAVDPKWATNHYVYFMHTAAEGNRVARMTYDGSSLTGYTVLLQGIKKNRYHNGGRLAFGPDGYLYVATGEAQTPELAQDKTSLNGKILRMTTDGKAAPGNPFGSYVYSYGHRNPQGLAFDRNGRLWEAEFGNSSKDELNLIKPGANYGWPTCEGTCDVSGMTNPKKTWNVSEASPSGIAIVRNVIYMASLRGERLWRIPINGDTENVGTATAYYVGTYGRLRTVVKVPGADQLWLSTTNCDNNGGAADGSDKIFRIGID, from the coding sequence ATGAACCGCATCAGATCGCTCGTCCTGACGGTGGTGGCGCTGGTGATCGCCGCCGCGCCGCCGCTGCTCGGCGGCGCCACTCCCGCCGGCGCCTCCGACAACAACAGTGGGGGCGAGGCACGGGCGGCGACCGACTACCAGGCCGAGGACGCCACCATCTCGCAGGGCGCCGTCGCGACCGACCACACCGGCTACACGGGCACCGGATTCGTCGACTACACCAACGTCAAAGGCTCGTACGTCGAGTTCACCGTGAGCGCCGCCTCCGCCGGCACCTCCTCGCTGACACTCCGCTATGCCAACGGGACGGCCGTCGACCGGCCCATGGACCTCTCCGTGGACGGCACGATCGTCGCCTCCGGCGTCTCCTTCCCGGCCACCACCGACTGGAACACCTGGGCGACGAAGAGCGTGAACGTCCAGCTCGGCGCGGGTTCCCACAAGATCCGTGCGACCGCCACCACGGCGAACGGCGGCCCGAACCTCGACCGGGTCACCGTCGGCGCGGCGGCGGACACCCAGGCCCCGTCTCGACCCGGCCCGCCGAGCTGCTCGGCCATCGGCGAGGACGGCCTCACCCTCTCCTGGGGCGCCTCCACGGACGACGTCGGCGTGGCCGCGTACGACCTCTACGAGCACGGCAACAAGCTCGGTGAGGCGGCGGGCGACGCGACCTCCAAGGCGCTCACCGGCCTGAGCCCGAACACCGCCTACAACCTCACCGTCATCGCGCGCGACGCCGCCGGCAACACCTCCCAGGCGAGCCCGGTCGTCGACTGCACGACCCGGCCCAGCTCCGACACCACCCCGCCCGGCAGACCAGGCACGCTCACCTCGTCGAACGTCACGGCCACCGGCGCCGACCTGAGCTGGGGCGCCTCGACCGACGACAAGGCGGTCGTCGGCTACGACGTGCGCAGCGAGACGACGGTCTACAAGAGCGTCACCGGTACGTCGACCACCCTCACCGGGCTCGCCTGCAACAGCCCGTACACCCTGAACGTGGTGGCGCGTGACGCCGCCGGAAACGTGTCGCCGCAGAGCAACACGGTCACCTTCACGACGAAGGCCTGTGCCACCGACGGCGGGGTCCCGTCGTCCGTCGGGACCGTCTCCAGCGGCTGGACGATCCCCTGGGGCATGTACTGGATGCCCGACGGGCAGACGGCGCTGGTCACGGAGCGGGACGACTTCCGGGTCTGGAAGGTCGCCAAGGACGGCACGAAGACCCGGGTCGGAACCCTGCCGAACGCCGTCACGACGGACGGCGAGGGCGGGCTGCTGGGCGTGGCCGTCGACCCGAAGTGGGCGACCAACCACTACGTGTACTTCATGCACACGGCCGCCGAGGGCAACCGGGTGGCCCGCATGACCTACGACGGCAGCTCCCTGACCGGCTACACGGTCCTTCTCCAGGGCATCAAGAAGAACCGCTACCACAACGGCGGACGCCTCGCCTTCGGCCCCGACGGCTATCTGTACGTCGCCACCGGCGAGGCCCAGACCCCCGAACTGGCCCAGGACAAGACCTCGTTGAACGGCAAGATCCTGCGAATGACCACGGACGGCAAGGCCGCCCCCGGCAACCCGTTCGGCAGCTACGTCTACAGCTACGGCCACCGCAACCCGCAGGGCCTCGCCTTCGACCGCAACGGCAGGCTTTGGGAGGCCGAGTTCGGCAACAGCTCCAAGGACGAGCTGAATCTGATCAAGCCGGGCGCCAACTACGGGTGGCCGACCTGCGAGGGCACCTGTGACGTCTCCGGCATGACCAATCCGAAGAAGACCTGGAACGTCTCCGAGGCCTCGCCGAGCGGGATCGCCATCGTCCGCAACGTCATCTACATGGCATCGCTGCGCGGCGAGCGGCTGTGGCGGATCCCGATCAACGGCGACACGGAGAACGTCGGCACGGCGACCGCGTACTACGTGGGCACCTACGGCCGGCTGCGGACCGTCGTCAAGGTGCCGGGAGCCGACCAGCTCTGGCTGTCGACGACCAACTGCGACAACAACGGAGGAGCGGCCGACGGATCGGACAAGATCTTCCGCATCGGCATCGACTAG